The following proteins are encoded in a genomic region of Anaerolineae bacterium:
- a CDS encoding UDP-N-acetylmuramoylalanine--D-glutamate ligase, translated as MDLMEVDRLITKAEAISRKDWQGKHALVIGAARQGIAVARFLAERGATVTLNDRQPMEALETARQALADLPIRWISGGHPLEALEGIDLLCVSGGVPLSLPLIAEAKRRGLWITNDSQLFLENTSATVIGISGSAGKTTTTTLVGRIAQAALQNHPFKIPYQKVWVGGNIGTPLIDRVDEIHPADLVVLELSSFQLEIMTRSPQIAALLNITPNHLDRHGTMEAYIEAKARLIAYQKSADVAVLNREDPTTWNLRNRTAARLLTFGINPPEATNGTFVHQGTIYFAEQNDWTPLFSIEEIALRGLHNLANVVAACAIAIAAGLPFEACREGVQDFRGVPHRLEFVRNWGGAAWYNDSIATAPERSIAALRSFQEPIVLLAGGRDKDLPWEAFAEFVVHRVRHLILFGEAAGKIRQAVEKADWQRRLPITVCPNLFQAVQAAKTIVREGDVVLLSPGGTSFDEFRDFEERGECFRKWVLDL; from the coding sequence TTGGACCTGATGGAGGTTGATCGTTTGATAACAAAAGCGGAGGCCATCTCTCGTAAAGACTGGCAAGGGAAACACGCCCTGGTAATCGGTGCAGCGCGGCAAGGGATCGCTGTGGCGCGTTTTCTCGCCGAGAGAGGGGCAACTGTTACCCTGAATGATCGCCAGCCCATGGAAGCTCTGGAGACTGCCCGGCAAGCACTGGCAGACCTACCTATCCGCTGGATTTCAGGCGGTCATCCCCTGGAAGCGCTGGAAGGAATTGATTTGCTTTGTGTCTCCGGCGGCGTGCCGTTGTCTTTGCCTTTGATTGCCGAAGCAAAACGACGTGGCCTCTGGATCACCAACGATTCGCAACTCTTTTTGGAAAACACCTCAGCTACCGTGATTGGGATCAGCGGCTCAGCGGGAAAAACAACCACTACTACCCTGGTCGGACGGATTGCTCAAGCCGCGCTTCAAAACCACCCCTTCAAAATACCTTATCAAAAGGTGTGGGTCGGTGGCAACATCGGCACGCCCTTGATTGACCGCGTGGATGAAATCCACCCCGCAGATCTGGTCGTGCTGGAACTCTCCAGCTTTCAACTGGAAATAATGACTCGCTCACCGCAAATTGCAGCCCTCCTCAACATCACACCCAATCATTTGGATCGGCATGGCACAATGGAAGCCTATATTGAAGCCAAAGCGCGCCTGATCGCTTATCAAAAATCCGCAGATGTGGCGGTTTTAAATCGCGAAGACCCGACCACCTGGAATCTGCGCAATCGGACTGCGGCTCGCCTGCTTACCTTTGGCATCAATCCACCTGAAGCAACCAATGGTACCTTTGTCCATCAGGGTACGATCTATTTTGCTGAACAAAACGATTGGACTCCGCTCTTTTCCATCGAAGAAATCGCTCTGCGTGGCCTCCATAACCTGGCAAACGTGGTGGCTGCCTGCGCCATCGCCATCGCTGCCGGTTTACCCTTTGAAGCCTGTCGAGAAGGGGTGCAAGACTTTCGCGGCGTACCCCATCGACTGGAATTTGTCCGCAACTGGGGAGGTGCAGCCTGGTACAACGATTCCATCGCCACTGCCCCTGAACGCAGTATAGCAGCCCTGCGTTCCTTCCAGGAACCTATTGTCTTACTGGCTGGAGGACGCGATAAAGACTTGCCCTGGGAGGCTTTTGCCGAGTTCGTTGTTCACAGGGTACGTCACCTGATCTTGTTTGGCGAGGCTGCCGGTAAAATCCGCCAGGCAGTCGAAAAGGCCGATTGGCAACGCCGTTTGCCAATCACGGTTTGCCCCAACCTGTTCCAGGCCGTACAGGCCGCGAAAACGATTGTCCGCGAGGGAGATGTCGTGCTTTTATCTCCAGGCGGAACCAGTTTTGATGAATTTCGAGATTTTGAGGAGCGTGGTGAGTGTTTCCGAAAATGGGTACTGGATTTGTAA
- a CDS encoding Phospho-N-acetylmuramoyl-pentapeptide-transferase produces MSQAPMTLALAGLTFLLTVIWGPPLLRILRYLKAGKAIRLEGPQRHLSKMGTPTMGGWLFILPVTLVTVLLNVAPIRGLTLLGRSILLPILVMLGFALLGTIDDWQGLVGSTRKSGLSVRAKFLGQVALALGAGIGLQVFLRVPEMFLPGIKGSLNLGIFYLPVVVFIIVGMSNAVNFTDGLDGLAGLISATAFACYGGIALLQGQIYIARFCFALVGAIFGFLWFNVHPAELIMGDTGSMALGSTLAVIALMTGQWILLPIIAIIPVSETLSVIIQTTYFKYTKRKTGEGQRVFKMAPIHHHFELLGWSETQVVQRFWLVSLLAAMIGIALALV; encoded by the coding sequence ATGAGTCAGGCCCCCATGACCCTTGCCCTGGCGGGCTTGACCTTTTTGTTGACGGTGATCTGGGGACCGCCGCTTTTACGCATATTGCGATACCTCAAAGCCGGCAAAGCAATTCGTCTCGAAGGGCCACAACGGCACCTTTCCAAAATGGGAACGCCCACCATGGGAGGCTGGTTATTCATCCTGCCCGTTACCCTGGTCACCGTTTTGCTCAATGTAGCTCCAATCCGTGGTCTGACCCTGCTTGGTCGCTCGATCCTCTTGCCGATCCTCGTGATGCTCGGCTTTGCTCTCTTAGGGACCATCGACGATTGGCAAGGTCTGGTCGGTTCGACACGCAAGAGTGGACTAAGTGTGCGGGCGAAATTTCTCGGACAGGTGGCGCTAGCTTTGGGCGCAGGGATTGGTTTACAGGTTTTTCTGCGAGTTCCCGAGATGTTCTTACCGGGCATCAAAGGAAGCCTCAATCTGGGTATCTTCTATCTTCCTGTGGTTGTTTTTATTATCGTGGGCATGTCGAACGCAGTTAATTTTACCGATGGCCTGGATGGTCTGGCTGGCTTGATCAGTGCTACGGCATTTGCCTGTTATGGCGGGATTGCCCTTTTGCAAGGGCAAATTTACATTGCCCGTTTTTGTTTTGCACTGGTTGGCGCCATTTTCGGATTTTTATGGTTCAACGTTCACCCTGCTGAACTCATTATGGGGGATACGGGTTCTATGGCTTTAGGCTCCACGCTTGCCGTGATTGCGTTGATGACCGGACAGTGGATTCTGCTGCCCATTATTGCCATCATTCCGGTCAGTGAAACACTAAGCGTCATTATTCAAACCACCTATTTTAAATACACCAAACGGAAAACCGGTGAAGGTCAGCGGGTGTTCAAGATGGCGCCAATTCACCATCATTTCGAATTGCTCGGTTGGAGCGAGACCCAGGTCGTCCAACGGTTCTGGCTGGTTAGCTTGCTGGCGGCCATGATCGGCATTGCTCTAGCTCTGGTGTAG
- a CDS encoding UDP-N-acetylmuramoylalanyl-D-glutamyl-2,6-diaminopimelate--D-alanyl-D-alanine ligase, producing MLTVAEILEALTHQHFESVGHPITDAVVDSRLVIPGALFVALPGERQDGHDFVQDAFQRGAHLALIQRPVETHLPILDLRALPLRSSPPAPPFCLLVEDSLKALQDAARFWRRKLNLKVIGITGSVGKSTTKELIAEVLSRRYRTLKTPGNLNNEIGLPLTILRLSESHERAVLEMGFYVIGEIAFLCEIALPQIGVVTNVGTVHAERAGSQEAIAQGKSELVQALPPAPHGTAILNIDDPYVRAMAHKTQAKVFFYGLDPQADLWADEIQSQGLEGISFRVHYRNEILHLRVPLLGRHSVHTALRAIAVGLNDNLTWQEIVEGLRSTPIQLRLAVVRTEQGALILDDSYNAAPESTLAALNLLADLDGRKIAVLGDMLELGIYEAEGHELVGRRAAEVADRLIAVGERGKIIAAAARRAGMQKENITEFKDALETIPLLQKELREGDIVLVKGSHGMRMDRIVSALEIHE from the coding sequence ATGTTAACGGTTGCAGAGATTTTAGAAGCCCTAACCCATCAGCACTTTGAAAGCGTTGGTCACCCGATTACCGACGCCGTAGTCGATTCCCGCCTGGTCATCCCAGGTGCTCTGTTTGTTGCTCTGCCTGGCGAACGACAGGATGGACACGATTTTGTCCAGGACGCTTTTCAACGCGGCGCCCATCTGGCGCTGATTCAACGACCGGTCGAAACCCACCTCCCGATCCTCGATTTGCGCGCTTTACCATTACGCTCAAGTCCTCCAGCCCCACCCTTCTGTCTTTTGGTCGAAGATAGTTTGAAAGCTTTGCAAGACGCCGCTCGTTTCTGGCGCCGCAAACTCAACCTGAAAGTAATTGGAATCACCGGCAGCGTCGGCAAATCCACCACAAAAGAATTGATTGCCGAAGTACTCAGTCGCCGCTATAGAACCCTAAAAACCCCCGGTAACCTTAACAACGAAATCGGCTTACCACTAACCATTTTGCGACTGAGCGAATCGCATGAACGGGCCGTTTTGGAAATGGGCTTTTATGTCATCGGAGAGATTGCCTTCCTCTGTGAGATTGCACTGCCCCAGATTGGTGTCGTCACCAATGTTGGCACCGTTCACGCTGAGCGAGCTGGCAGCCAGGAAGCCATTGCCCAGGGCAAAAGTGAGCTTGTCCAGGCTCTTCCTCCTGCTCCGCATGGAACTGCTATCCTGAACATTGACGACCCATATGTGCGCGCGATGGCACATAAAACCCAGGCAAAAGTCTTTTTCTACGGGTTAGACCCGCAAGCTGATTTGTGGGCGGATGAAATTCAAAGCCAGGGTTTAGAAGGAATCTCTTTCCGCGTTCATTATCGGAATGAAATCCTGCATCTGCGCGTGCCGCTTTTGGGTCGTCATTCGGTTCATACAGCGCTACGGGCGATTGCTGTTGGTCTAAACGACAATTTGACCTGGCAAGAGATCGTCGAAGGTTTGCGATCCACACCTATCCAATTGCGCTTGGCGGTTGTGCGCACCGAACAAGGAGCACTCATCCTGGATGATTCGTATAACGCTGCCCCAGAATCAACCCTGGCTGCCTTGAATCTGTTAGCCGATCTGGACGGACGTAAAATTGCCGTGCTGGGAGACATGCTGGAATTGGGTATCTACGAAGCCGAAGGTCACGAACTAGTAGGTAGAAGGGCTGCTGAAGTCGCCGATCGGCTGATTGCGGTTGGAGAACGAGGCAAGATCATTGCTGCAGCCGCCCGGCGAGCAGGAATGCAAAAAGAAAACATTACCGAGTTCAAAGACGCTTTAGAAACGATTCCGTTGCTCCAAAAAGAATTGCGCGAAGGCGACATCGTTTTGGTGAAGGGCTCGCATGGAATGCGCATGGACCGCATCGTTTCAGCTTTGGAGATTCACGAATGA
- a CDS encoding Cell division protein FtsI [Peptidoglycan synthetase], which yields MNQDYSSRYILLGTFFTVLAALILGQHVSLLLDPQRGEILEEVRASHLGSVWTIHPPRGLIFDRKGQLLAGNEMVYEVGVDYRAIDDANDAHTIALTSNVYFGLDYYKVKVTVENPPHPQQVYLPLAKGIEKEKVDHLQNFLEITDADSRVERTEKARLAAHLRGLILQPYMKRVYPEPLLASNVLGFVGYNQQALPLGYFGVEARYNEMLAGTPVKLWVPNDPRMVQDFPPIPEGASLILTIDRELQAAVEKILEENIHKTKSETGVIIVLDPKTGEVWAMASYPRLDISRYWDYEALSEKGQFVFNRAISAMYEPGSVFKVLTMASAFDKGVVTEDTTYLDKGAIEVGGLVIYNWDRAGHGKQTMQGCMQLSLNVCLAWVATQLGAADFYTYLQAFGIGHTTGIDLDGERAGILKLPEDQLWSESEIGTNSFGQGVSATPIQMAAAISALANDGKIMRPHIVRGIIKDGEQFMITPSVSSIPISAKTAHTLTEMLARSLEAEASEALVDGYRVAGKTGTGEIAIPGAGYISGETNASFAGWGPVDDPRFVVYIWLEKPKTSIWGSEVAAPIFPKVVEQITLIMNIPPDRYRKATR from the coding sequence ATGAACCAGGATTACAGTTCACGCTACATCCTTCTCGGCACCTTCTTTACCGTGTTGGCTGCTCTGATTCTCGGGCAGCATGTTTCTTTATTACTGGATCCTCAACGCGGCGAAATCCTGGAAGAAGTACGGGCAAGCCATTTGGGGTCTGTCTGGACGATACATCCGCCGCGTGGTCTGATCTTCGATCGCAAAGGTCAGTTATTAGCCGGCAACGAAATGGTGTATGAGGTGGGGGTTGATTACCGCGCCATTGATGACGCGAACGATGCCCATACGATTGCGTTAACTTCCAATGTCTATTTCGGGCTCGATTACTACAAGGTCAAGGTGACTGTTGAAAACCCGCCTCATCCTCAGCAAGTATACCTGCCGCTGGCAAAAGGAATCGAAAAAGAAAAGGTGGATCATTTACAGAACTTTTTAGAGATTACCGACGCCGATAGCCGCGTCGAACGCACAGAGAAAGCACGCCTCGCCGCTCATTTACGCGGTCTTATCTTACAACCTTACATGAAACGAGTCTATCCAGAGCCCTTGCTCGCATCAAATGTCTTGGGGTTTGTCGGTTACAATCAACAAGCCTTGCCGCTTGGCTACTTTGGCGTAGAAGCCAGATACAACGAGATGCTTGCCGGCACCCCGGTCAAACTTTGGGTGCCGAATGATCCGCGCATGGTGCAAGATTTTCCTCCCATTCCTGAAGGTGCGAGTTTAATCTTGACGATTGATCGAGAACTTCAGGCAGCGGTTGAAAAGATCCTTGAAGAAAACATCCACAAAACCAAATCAGAAACCGGTGTGATCATCGTCCTGGATCCAAAAACCGGTGAAGTCTGGGCAATGGCATCCTATCCGCGCCTCGATATTAGCCGTTATTGGGACTACGAGGCGCTCTCTGAAAAAGGACAATTTGTCTTCAATCGAGCCATCAGTGCCATGTATGAACCCGGCTCTGTCTTTAAAGTCCTTACCATGGCTTCCGCCTTCGACAAAGGGGTGGTCACAGAAGATACGACTTACCTGGACAAAGGCGCGATTGAAGTCGGCGGACTGGTCATTTATAACTGGGATCGCGCCGGACATGGTAAGCAAACAATGCAGGGCTGTATGCAATTATCGCTAAACGTCTGTCTAGCCTGGGTAGCAACCCAACTCGGCGCAGCAGACTTCTACACCTACTTGCAGGCTTTCGGCATCGGGCATACCACCGGCATCGATTTAGACGGCGAGCGGGCTGGTATTCTTAAGCTACCTGAGGATCAATTGTGGTCTGAATCTGAAATCGGCACAAACTCTTTCGGTCAAGGAGTATCGGCGACCCCGATCCAGATGGCAGCTGCCATCTCCGCCCTGGCAAACGATGGAAAGATTATGCGACCCCATATCGTGCGGGGGATTATCAAAGATGGGGAACAATTTATGATTACCCCATCGGTGAGTTCAATCCCCATCTCGGCCAAAACAGCCCACACCCTGACCGAAATGCTCGCCAGGTCTCTCGAAGCGGAAGCCTCAGAAGCCCTGGTGGATGGATATCGTGTGGCCGGCAAGACCGGTACCGGTGAAATCGCCATCCCAGGGGCAGGTTATATCAGCGGTGAGACTAACGCTTCTTTTGCCGGGTGGGGACCAGTGGATGACCCCCGCTTTGTGGTATACATCTGGCTGGAAAAGCCGAAAACCTCCATTTGGGGTTCAGAAGTGGCTGCTCCGATCTTCCCTAAGGTGGTTGAACAAATTACCCTGATCATGAATATCCCACCCGATCGCTATCGGAAAGCGACCCGTTAG